The Synechococcus sp. MU1643 genome contains a region encoding:
- a CDS encoding DUF3303 domain-containing protein — protein MQHYLIVWTFPTVEGAWESCPGFADYINAGAPGDAFDGFALKYRVCEPISGSGVAIAVASDIGKVWAHLGPWIKDFGIQFDVTAVVSDAEFAAMWPMVEAAASVD, from the coding sequence ATGCAGCACTACTTGATCGTTTGGACCTTCCCGACCGTTGAGGGGGCCTGGGAGTCGTGCCCTGGTTTTGCTGACTACATCAATGCGGGAGCACCTGGTGATGCATTCGACGGCTTTGCTCTCAAATACCGCGTCTGTGAACCGATCAGCGGTAGTGGTGTTGCTATTGCCGTTGCCAGTGACATCGGGAAGGTGTGGGCGCATCTCGGCCCCTGGATCAAAGACTTCGGCATTCAGTTCGACGTCACTGCCGTGGTTTCGGATGCCGAATTTGCTGCGATGTGGCCGATGGTGGAAGCTGCAGCATCCGTCGACTGA
- a CDS encoding glycosyltransferase family 2 protein: MTLALLEPLLFLAAAGSASAGLLILQLGLQRVFAVAPRLKPAQSDAAPDTSLTVVIPAFNEAHNIEACVGCVLASEPPCRDWSVLVVDDDSTDATVEIASRAGSEASHFRLIQAGPRPVNERWVGKNWACSKAVEQVSSDWLLFIDADVRLKPDALQRALAQALDEDADLLSLAPRLSCGCLAEWMVQPIMASLLGLGFPILETNDPASPVAFAAGPFMLFKASTYAQIGGHRALAGEVVEDLALARAIKGGGHRLCYLLGLDAVDLRMYSDLAALWEGWTKNWFLGLDRDSVKALGAALVVLLMFTVPWLLLPASLVLLWLQPLLANLWWWLMALASLAIFQQLLLRLWTRSNFDVPLSYWWLMGAGGLLVGAIGPVSIWRTRTGRGWTWKGRPLN, from the coding sequence TTGACGCTTGCCTTGCTTGAGCCACTGCTGTTTCTTGCTGCGGCTGGTTCGGCTTCAGCGGGATTGTTGATCCTGCAGTTGGGTCTGCAACGCGTGTTTGCTGTTGCACCGCGCTTGAAGCCGGCTCAGTCGGACGCTGCTCCGGACACTTCGCTGACTGTGGTGATCCCCGCATTCAATGAAGCACATAACATCGAAGCCTGTGTTGGCTGCGTGCTGGCCAGTGAGCCTCCTTGCCGGGATTGGTCGGTGCTGGTGGTGGATGACGATTCCACCGATGCAACGGTGGAGATCGCTAGTCGCGCTGGCTCTGAAGCGTCCCACTTCCGCCTGATTCAGGCCGGCCCCAGGCCCGTCAATGAACGCTGGGTGGGCAAGAATTGGGCCTGCAGCAAGGCCGTTGAACAGGTCTCCAGCGATTGGCTGTTGTTCATCGATGCCGATGTTCGGCTCAAGCCCGATGCGCTGCAACGGGCCCTTGCACAGGCCCTTGATGAGGATGCTGATCTGCTCAGCCTGGCGCCGCGGTTGAGCTGCGGATGCCTGGCGGAATGGATGGTGCAGCCGATCATGGCCAGCCTGCTGGGCCTCGGTTTTCCCATCCTTGAAACCAACGACCCGGCATCGCCGGTGGCGTTTGCGGCGGGACCTTTCATGTTGTTCAAGGCGTCTACCTACGCGCAGATCGGTGGCCACAGGGCCCTGGCTGGTGAGGTGGTGGAAGATCTGGCCCTCGCCCGCGCCATCAAGGGCGGCGGCCATCGGCTTTGTTATCTCCTGGGGCTTGATGCGGTCGACCTGCGGATGTACAGCGACCTGGCGGCTCTTTGGGAGGGCTGGACCAAGAACTGGTTTCTGGGTTTGGATCGGGATTCCGTCAAAGCCCTCGGAGCAGCCTTGGTGGTGCTGTTGATGTTCACAGTGCCCTGGCTGTTACTGCCGGCATCGCTCGTGCTGCTCTGGCTCCAGCCCCTGTTGGCGAATCTTTGGTGGTGGTTGATGGCCCTGGCGAGCTTGGCCATCTTTCAACAGCTGCTGCTGCGGCTGTGGACGCGCAGCAACTTTGACGTGCCCCTCAGCTATTGGTGGCTGATGGGGGCCGGTGGTTTGCTGGTGGGTGCGATTGGCCCTGTCTCGATTTGGCGCACCCGTACGGGACGCGGCTGGACCTGGAAAGGCCGGCCCCTCAATTAG
- a CDS encoding RNA-binding protein, giving the protein MTIFIGNLSWDAEREDLTHLFSQYGEVSKCSLPLDRETGRKRGFAFVDLSNEADEQSAIDDLQNVEWMGRAISVRKAEPRR; this is encoded by the coding sequence TTGACGATCTTCATTGGAAATCTCTCCTGGGACGCTGAGCGGGAGGATCTCACGCATCTGTTCAGTCAGTACGGCGAGGTGAGCAAATGCTCCTTGCCCCTCGACCGGGAGACGGGCCGCAAGCGTGGTTTCGCTTTTGTGGATCTCAGCAACGAAGCCGATGAGCAGTCGGCGATCGACGACCTGCAGAACGTTGAGTGGATGGGCCGTGCCATCTCCGTTCGTAAGGCCGAACCCCGCCGCTGA
- the sodC gene encoding superoxide dismutase family protein produces MRRLLAQFVLLIGLLTLTPGLCEALEVTLQRIDTNGIGESIGSITAQDTDQGLVIYPDLAGLSPGEHGFHLHSTGSCEVGETADGTPVAGLAAGGHWDPDETGQHLGPFGNGHRGDLSRLVVDDDGKTNTSVVAPRLSTADLSGRALIVHAGDDTYRDEPPLGGGGARVACGVVPNGR; encoded by the coding sequence ATGCGTCGTCTGCTCGCCCAGTTCGTTCTGCTCATCGGCCTGCTCACGCTCACACCGGGCTTGTGCGAAGCCTTGGAGGTAACCCTGCAACGCATTGATACCAACGGCATTGGCGAGTCAATCGGCAGCATCACAGCGCAAGACACCGACCAAGGTCTGGTGATTTATCCCGATCTGGCGGGACTGAGCCCTGGGGAACACGGCTTCCATCTCCACAGCACGGGAAGCTGTGAAGTGGGCGAAACCGCCGACGGCACCCCAGTTGCCGGCCTTGCTGCAGGTGGGCACTGGGACCCTGACGAAACTGGCCAGCATCTAGGGCCCTTCGGAAACGGTCACCGGGGCGATCTCAGCAGGCTGGTGGTGGATGACGATGGCAAGACCAACACAAGCGTGGTGGCGCCACGGCTCAGCACAGCTGATCTAAGTGGTAGGGCTCTCATTGTTCACGCTGGAGACGACACCTACAGGGACGAGCCCCCCCTTGGTGGAGGTGGAGCACGGGTTGCCTGTGGTGTGGTGCCGAACGGGCGCTGA
- a CDS encoding SDR family oxidoreductase, giving the protein MSGSYGIVGCGYVGSAVAAHLRRQGHEVVGTTTTPERLSELCDLVDHPRLYSAGDSMADTSFLDRLDGVLIAIAPTTTTFEEDQYEKVYGQAVPALVDALRQRQGRRPLHVTYLSSAGVYGDQSGAICNELTPPDCSNNANALLASAETSVLSLNDASTQACVLRLGGIYGPGKDIPSYIRSAAGQSVRKNGNHINAWVHLLDIVRGVDFAFGRSLQGIYNLVDDLQFTRRQLSNALCDDFGLPPVIWDNHDRPGARIFNARVSNARLREFGFQPSVSSMLEPVAA; this is encoded by the coding sequence ATGTCGGGCAGTTACGGAATTGTTGGTTGTGGATATGTCGGATCTGCTGTTGCAGCTCATCTCAGGCGTCAAGGCCACGAGGTTGTTGGCACTACCACAACCCCCGAACGGCTGTCTGAACTCTGCGATCTAGTCGACCACCCCCGCCTTTACAGCGCGGGCGACTCCATGGCCGATACCAGCTTCCTGGATCGGCTCGATGGTGTTCTGATTGCGATAGCTCCCACTACAACCACCTTTGAAGAGGATCAATACGAGAAGGTCTATGGCCAGGCGGTGCCGGCCCTCGTTGATGCGCTTCGTCAACGCCAGGGGCGTCGGCCTCTGCATGTGACCTACCTGAGCAGTGCTGGGGTGTATGGCGATCAGTCCGGCGCGATCTGCAATGAGCTGACGCCTCCTGATTGTTCCAACAATGCCAACGCTCTTCTGGCCAGCGCCGAGACGTCTGTTCTTTCGTTAAACGACGCCTCAACTCAGGCTTGTGTATTGCGGCTGGGTGGTATTTACGGTCCTGGTAAGGACATCCCGTCGTACATCCGTAGTGCTGCTGGACAGTCGGTTCGCAAGAACGGTAATCACATCAACGCCTGGGTTCATTTGCTCGACATCGTCCGTGGCGTTGATTTTGCTTTCGGTCGGAGCCTCCAAGGCATCTACAACCTTGTGGATGATCTCCAGTTCACCCGGCGTCAGCTCTCCAATGCCCTGTGTGATGACTTCGGTTTGCCTCCTGTGATCTGGGACAACCACGATCGCCCCGGAGCCCGCATCTTCAATGCCCGTGTCAGCAACGCTCGACTGCGTGAGTTTGGATTTCAGCCGAGTGTCAGCTCCATGCTCGAACCGGTGGCGGCCTGA
- a CDS encoding DCC1-like thiol-disulfide oxidoreductase family protein — MLLTLIYDGGCPFCREFALRSELQAGVPNLRIVDGRADHNIRRELNVLGLPLRNGAILIEGEHRWHGSEAIAELSRRMKPSDPLLGLLAKLFGDNQRSALAYPALLAARRLALATRGLSVDPDQAPSR; from the coding sequence ATGCTGTTAACCCTCATCTACGACGGCGGATGCCCATTCTGTCGAGAATTCGCCCTGCGCAGTGAGCTCCAAGCGGGTGTTCCAAACCTGCGCATTGTTGACGGGCGCGCCGATCACAACATCCGTCGCGAACTCAATGTCCTCGGACTGCCTCTGCGCAATGGGGCCATTTTGATCGAAGGAGAGCATCGGTGGCATGGCAGTGAAGCCATCGCAGAACTCAGCCGGCGCATGAAACCCAGCGATCCCCTGTTAGGGCTGCTGGCCAAGCTGTTCGGTGACAACCAACGTTCGGCACTCGCCTATCCCGCCCTCTTGGCAGCCAGGCGCCTGGCACTCGCCACACGCGGCCTGAGCGTTGACCCGGATCAAGCTCCATCACGCTGA
- a CDS encoding serine hydrolase, whose product MVAEHYAKGIQPHMPLIGWSMNKSITHALIGRAIDEELLDPDKPPRVPEWSNSLDPRQKISLDQLLRMNSGLAFEKTGALNSDLMRMLTQEADMTGFAASKSLSKKPGKKWNYSSGTTNTNILSRILRHAIDDDQRYWRFPSQALFGPLGMTTAVLESDNSGTLVDSSLAWASGRDWARFGQLYLDQGSWNDKQLLPANWVQQARTAYRGSKQAYGAHWWISRRKSRPDLPTDSFSAEGYQGLLLLVAPSQRAVIVRLGQTPKKPGFDANAFGADVLSALR is encoded by the coding sequence GTGGTTGCCGAGCACTACGCCAAGGGCATTCAGCCCCACATGCCACTGATTGGCTGGTCGATGAACAAAAGCATCACCCATGCCCTGATCGGACGAGCCATCGACGAAGAGCTTCTGGATCCCGACAAGCCGCCGAGGGTGCCCGAATGGAGTAATTCGCTGGATCCACGCCAAAAAATCAGCCTGGATCAGCTGCTGCGAATGAACAGCGGGCTGGCATTCGAAAAAACGGGAGCACTGAACTCGGATCTGATGCGGATGCTGACCCAGGAAGCCGACATGACAGGGTTCGCCGCCAGCAAATCGCTCAGCAAAAAACCAGGGAAAAAGTGGAACTATTCATCCGGAACCACCAACACCAACATCCTCAGCCGGATCCTGAGACACGCCATCGATGACGATCAGCGCTACTGGAGATTCCCCTCACAGGCGTTGTTCGGGCCTCTCGGGATGACTACTGCTGTTCTCGAAAGCGACAACAGTGGAACTTTGGTGGACTCATCCCTGGCTTGGGCAAGCGGACGCGATTGGGCCCGGTTTGGCCAGCTTTACCTGGATCAGGGCAGCTGGAACGACAAACAACTTTTGCCCGCGAACTGGGTTCAGCAAGCTCGAACGGCGTACAGGGGATCCAAGCAGGCCTACGGAGCGCACTGGTGGATCAGCCGCCGCAAATCAAGGCCTGATCTGCCCACAGACAGCTTTTCAGCGGAGGGCTATCAGGGGCTATTGCTGCTTGTGGCTCCATCCCAGCGCGCGGTGATTGTGCGTCTGGGACAGACACCCAAAAAGCCAGGTTTTGATGCAAATGCTTTCGGGGCTGATGTTCTCTCAGCCCTTCGATAA
- a CDS encoding nucleoside kinase, with product MSEAVPLVCICGPSAAGKTTFAAHLAEQLRGRGRRPLLIACDDYYRSGWLPSSRYGFDTVDAIDVDQLRMQLSAVRYRRLGSLRSYDMRSRKVGSRPLNQPYDLVLVEGSYGPQHLLEAVPISLVVYIETPLLQRLVSRLWRDVRERQRSVLYVIRQMLGEMLPGEQRFIHPLKQRADVIVRGYNWNLELVLNKIECRG from the coding sequence TTGTCTGAGGCAGTCCCTCTGGTGTGCATCTGCGGGCCGTCTGCGGCTGGTAAGACAACCTTTGCGGCCCATCTCGCCGAGCAGCTGCGTGGCAGGGGACGGCGTCCACTTCTGATCGCCTGCGACGACTACTACCGCAGTGGTTGGCTCCCCAGCTCTCGCTATGGATTCGACACGGTGGATGCCATTGACGTGGATCAGCTGCGGATGCAGCTCAGCGCTGTTCGCTATCGGCGGCTGGGCTCTTTGCGCAGCTACGACATGCGCAGCCGCAAGGTTGGCTCAAGGCCATTGAATCAGCCCTATGACCTGGTTCTGGTTGAAGGCTCCTATGGGCCGCAACATTTGCTGGAGGCGGTACCGATCTCGCTTGTGGTGTACATCGAAACCCCTCTTCTCCAGAGGCTGGTCAGTCGTCTCTGGCGTGATGTACGCGAGAGGCAGCGGTCGGTTCTGTATGTGATTCGCCAGATGCTGGGTGAAATGCTGCCAGGTGAACAACGCTTCATTCACCCTTTGAAGCAGCGCGCTGATGTAATCGTTCGCGGTTACAACTGGAATCTGGAGCTTGTTCTCAACAAAATTGAATGTCGCGGTTAA
- a CDS encoding DUF1651 domain-containing protein, translating to MGEGWLIDSDGRWIWRFHRDQKGWINEPKVFIDRGRRLPDGPPLLKEPRHLRKAEAEQLWASLQTQGWKRLASPASGDAAEL from the coding sequence ATGGGAGAGGGCTGGCTCATCGATAGTGATGGCCGTTGGATCTGGCGATTCCATCGCGATCAGAAGGGATGGATCAACGAGCCAAAGGTTTTCATCGACAGAGGCCGTCGCCTGCCTGATGGCCCTCCCCTGCTGAAGGAGCCGCGACATCTCAGAAAGGCCGAAGCAGAACAACTCTGGGCGTCATTGCAGACCCAAGGCTGGAAGCGCCTTGCGTCTCCGGCCTCGGGCGATGCGGCTGAACTTTGA
- a CDS encoding 2Fe-2S iron-sulfur cluster-binding protein: MASFNINIEGGASFSCPDDVYILDAAEEAGVDLPYSCRAGACSTCAGRLVSGSVDQTDQSFLDDDQMGQGFALLCVSYPTADCVIKANAEEHLS; the protein is encoded by the coding sequence ATGGCCTCTTTCAACATCAATATCGAGGGTGGTGCCAGCTTTTCGTGCCCTGATGACGTTTACATCCTCGATGCAGCAGAGGAGGCCGGAGTTGATCTGCCCTATTCCTGTCGGGCCGGAGCCTGTTCCACTTGCGCCGGCCGTTTGGTGAGTGGCTCGGTGGATCAGACCGATCAGAGTTTTCTCGATGATGATCAGATGGGCCAGGGGTTCGCCCTCCTTTGTGTGAGCTATCCCACCGCTGATTGTGTGATCAAGGCCAACGCTGAAGAGCACTTGTCTTGA
- the nth gene encoding endonuclease III — protein sequence MRRSERVEVILQRLHEQYPETPIPLDHSDPFTLLIAVLLSAQCTDKKVNEVTPALFAAGPTPAAMAALEEEQILAFIRQLGLAKTKAKNVRRLAQILVTAYDGGVPRSFEELEALPGVGHKTASVVMAQAFCVPAFPVDTHIHRLAQRWGLSDGSSVVHTEQDLKRLFPKEHWNRLHLQIIFWGREFCTARGCDGTVCPMCRELYPKRRRPVITRKP from the coding sequence GTGCGCAGGTCAGAGCGGGTGGAGGTGATCCTGCAGCGCCTCCACGAGCAGTACCCGGAAACGCCGATCCCCCTAGATCACAGTGATCCGTTCACCCTGCTGATCGCTGTTCTGTTGAGTGCCCAATGCACCGACAAGAAAGTGAATGAGGTCACGCCGGCGCTGTTTGCCGCCGGACCGACACCCGCCGCCATGGCGGCACTCGAGGAGGAGCAGATCCTCGCCTTCATCCGGCAGCTCGGGTTGGCCAAAACCAAGGCCAAAAATGTGCGCCGCCTCGCTCAGATTCTGGTAACGGCCTACGACGGCGGCGTTCCCCGGAGCTTTGAGGAGCTCGAAGCGTTGCCAGGAGTGGGGCACAAGACAGCCAGCGTTGTTATGGCCCAAGCCTTCTGCGTGCCCGCCTTCCCCGTCGACACCCACATCCACCGGCTGGCCCAGCGCTGGGGATTGAGCGACGGCAGCAGTGTGGTGCATACAGAACAGGACCTCAAGCGCCTCTTCCCAAAGGAGCACTGGAACCGGCTGCACCTGCAGATCATCTTCTGGGGCCGCGAGTTCTGCACGGCACGGGGCTGCGATGGAACCGTGTGCCCCATGTGTCGTGAGCTCTATCCAAAACGGCGGCGTCCTGTGATCACCCGCAAGCCCTGA
- a CDS encoding metal ABC transporter substrate-binding protein: protein MPSSIRSGQFSLSLLNWKRSAAVLLVVMGLLLASCRSRDQGIPSDSRPQVLTTFTVLADLARNVAGDRLQVASIVKPGAEIHGYQPTPSDIERASKADLIVENGLGLELWAQRFTAAAGDVPTITLSEGMDPLLITEDAYSGKPNPHAWMSPQRTMGYVDHLERAFSQLDPAGAEVFAANASAYKAKLQALDEELRTAIAALPAQQRLLVSCEGAFTYLATDYGLEEAYLWPVNAESEITPKRMARLIDTVREREVPAIFCESTVSDKAQREVAAATGSRFGGTFYVDSLSSPDGPAPTLLDLQRHNVGLIRKGLDLPKSNR from the coding sequence ATGCCATCCTCGATTAGGTCAGGTCAGTTCTCTTTGTCCCTGTTGAACTGGAAACGTTCGGCGGCTGTGCTGCTGGTTGTGATGGGTTTGCTGCTGGCCTCCTGCCGCAGCCGAGACCAGGGCATCCCCTCGGATTCACGCCCCCAGGTGCTCACCACCTTTACGGTTTTGGCCGATCTGGCCCGGAATGTGGCGGGTGATCGATTGCAGGTGGCTTCGATCGTCAAGCCTGGTGCCGAGATCCACGGCTACCAACCCACCCCCAGTGACATCGAGCGAGCTAGCAAGGCGGATCTGATTGTTGAGAACGGGTTGGGGCTGGAGTTGTGGGCCCAGCGTTTCACGGCTGCAGCGGGGGATGTGCCCACCATCACCCTTTCGGAGGGGATGGATCCTTTGCTGATCACTGAAGACGCCTATTCCGGCAAGCCCAACCCCCATGCCTGGATGTCCCCCCAGCGCACGATGGGCTATGTGGACCATCTCGAGCGGGCGTTCAGCCAACTCGATCCTGCCGGGGCCGAGGTCTTTGCTGCTAACGCGTCGGCCTACAAAGCCAAGCTCCAGGCCCTCGATGAGGAGCTCCGCACGGCGATTGCTGCGCTGCCGGCCCAGCAACGGCTGCTGGTGAGTTGCGAAGGGGCCTTCACCTATCTCGCAACCGATTACGGGCTCGAGGAGGCCTATCTCTGGCCTGTAAATGCCGAAAGCGAGATCACACCCAAACGCATGGCACGGTTGATCGACACGGTGCGAGAGCGGGAAGTGCCAGCCATTTTTTGTGAAAGCACCGTGAGCGATAAAGCCCAACGAGAGGTGGCAGCGGCGACCGGGTCGCGATTCGGCGGAACCTTCTACGTGGATTCCCTGTCGTCTCCGGACGGGCCCGCACCCACCCTGTTGGACCTGCAGCGGCACAATGTGGGTCTGATTCGCAAGGGCTTGGACCTGCCCAAGAGCAACCGCTGA
- a CDS encoding metal ABC transporter ATP-binding protein gives MRIQADQLCVDYNGTVALYDASLHLPAGCICGLVGMNGAGKSTFFKALTGFVRPSRGRIRINGSSVAEAQRHQAVAYVPQSDGVDAQFPVSVRDVVMMGRYGAMNPLRIPRSSDRVAVRDALMRVDLLELADRPLGTLSGGQRKRTFLARAIAQRADVLLLDEPFNGVDVRTEQLMAQLFLQFREEGRTILISTHDLGHVRDFCDLVVLINKTVLAYGETSEVFTPENLAMTFGGVPPDLLTGNSSPEEKF, from the coding sequence ATGCGCATCCAGGCCGACCAGCTCTGTGTGGATTACAACGGCACCGTTGCCTTGTACGACGCCAGTCTGCATCTGCCAGCAGGATGCATCTGCGGTTTGGTGGGCATGAATGGTGCCGGCAAATCGACGTTTTTCAAGGCCCTCACTGGGTTTGTTCGTCCCTCACGGGGCAGAATCCGGATCAACGGCAGCAGTGTTGCCGAAGCCCAGCGTCATCAGGCTGTGGCCTACGTGCCCCAGAGCGATGGGGTGGATGCCCAGTTCCCTGTCTCTGTGAGGGATGTGGTGATGATGGGTCGCTACGGCGCGATGAATCCACTGCGGATTCCCCGAAGCTCGGATCGTGTGGCTGTGCGGGACGCCTTGATGCGCGTCGATCTTCTGGAGCTGGCTGATCGTCCCCTTGGCACCCTCTCGGGTGGTCAGCGCAAGCGCACGTTCCTGGCCCGGGCAATCGCCCAGCGTGCCGATGTGCTGCTGCTGGATGAACCCTTCAACGGGGTTGATGTGCGCACTGAGCAGCTGATGGCCCAGTTGTTTCTTCAGTTTCGCGAGGAAGGACGCACGATCCTGATCTCCACCCACGACCTGGGTCACGTCCGTGATTTTTGTGATCTTGTGGTTCTGATCAACAAGACGGTGCTCGCCTATGGGGAAACCTCGGAAGTCTTCACCCCCGAGAACCTGGCCATGACCTTCGGCGGCGTGCCCCCCGATCTGCTTACTGGCAACAGTTCCCCGGAAGAGAAGTTCTGA
- a CDS encoding 1-acyl-sn-glycerol-3-phosphate acyltransferase: protein MPRASTHTARPALRRLPTRPSRMVQTVVSRLLPLLFRSQGLEIRHGSAAEGLARAFAAQQSGGCNLLIAFRHPSTRDPVVLADLFWNRVPQAARRLKLPLPRPIQLRFLYDRGIPIWAGQVIGWLLQRSGGIAIHRGRLDRPALAQARAALTQGRYPLVVAPEGATNNLSGEMAPLEPGVAQLAFWAAEDLEKANDVRPLEVLPIGIHYSWRQHNWDTLDARLTALECHLGISNSDADPENSEESRRDRLIQIGMNLLKALEQLERLKPDPDQTFGERIGAYRLHGLAKAEGHFALRAVGNLQERCRRIEQAAWDRIYREGVDQLSPLERSLADWEAREADLQLTRMRLVEHFTSVSGHYISDQPNFDRLAEMLLLVEEAIGWIEDKPWKGQPSLGPQRVELRLGRALPVRPRLNQYRSTRREAMHLFMQDLDQALAALMPDASRTTTTDAGKS from the coding sequence ATGCCCCGCGCCTCCACCCATACCGCTCGTCCCGCGCTGCGCCGGCTACCCACCCGCCCAAGCCGGATGGTTCAGACCGTTGTCAGCCGCCTGCTTCCACTGCTCTTCCGCAGTCAGGGGCTCGAGATCCGCCATGGCAGTGCGGCAGAAGGCTTGGCGCGGGCCTTTGCAGCGCAGCAGTCGGGCGGCTGCAATCTGCTAATCGCCTTTCGCCACCCCAGCACCCGCGATCCGGTGGTGCTGGCGGATCTGTTCTGGAACCGTGTTCCCCAGGCGGCACGGCGGCTCAAGTTGCCGTTGCCACGTCCCATCCAGTTGCGGTTTCTCTACGACCGTGGCATTCCGATCTGGGCTGGCCAGGTGATTGGTTGGCTGCTGCAACGCAGCGGTGGCATTGCAATCCATCGCGGTCGGTTGGACCGCCCGGCCCTCGCCCAGGCCCGTGCGGCTCTGACCCAGGGGCGCTACCCGCTGGTGGTGGCACCAGAAGGAGCCACCAACAACCTCTCCGGCGAGATGGCACCGTTGGAACCGGGAGTGGCCCAATTGGCGTTCTGGGCCGCTGAAGATCTGGAGAAAGCCAACGACGTGCGGCCACTGGAGGTGTTGCCAATTGGCATTCACTACAGCTGGAGACAACACAACTGGGATACCCTCGATGCGCGGTTGACAGCCCTGGAATGCCATCTCGGCATTTCCAACTCCGACGCCGACCCAGAGAATTCCGAGGAAAGCAGGCGCGACCGGCTGATCCAGATCGGCATGAATCTGCTCAAAGCGCTTGAGCAGCTCGAACGGCTGAAGCCCGATCCAGATCAGACCTTCGGTGAACGGATTGGTGCCTATCGCCTGCATGGTCTTGCCAAAGCCGAGGGCCATTTCGCCTTGCGTGCCGTCGGCAATTTGCAAGAGCGTTGCCGTCGGATCGAGCAGGCCGCCTGGGATCGGATCTACAGGGAAGGTGTTGATCAGCTCTCACCCTTGGAGCGGAGCCTGGCGGACTGGGAGGCACGGGAAGCCGACCTCCAACTCACCCGGATGCGACTGGTGGAGCATTTCACCAGCGTGAGTGGTCACTACATCAGCGATCAGCCCAACTTTGATCGTTTGGCTGAGATGTTGCTGCTGGTGGAGGAGGCGATCGGCTGGATTGAAGACAAGCCCTGGAAGGGTCAGCCCAGCCTCGGACCACAACGGGTAGAACTGCGTCTTGGACGTGCTTTGCCCGTGCGGCCTCGACTGAACCAGTACCGCAGTACCCGACGCGAGGCGATGCATCTGTTCATGCAAGACCTGGATCAGGCTCTCGCTGCCCTGATGCCTGACGCTTCTCGAACAACAACGACTGATGCTGGTAAGTCCTAA
- a CDS encoding metal ABC transporter permease, giving the protein MELLLEPLSHAFMVKALLISALVAGVCGLLSCFMTLKGWALMGDAVSHAVLPGVVVAYALGLPFSLGAFVFGVGSVAAIGFVKQKSRVKEDTVIGLVFTGFFALGLVLVSKTRSNIDLTHILFGNVLGISTGDVQQTLVISVLVLVLLLLFRRDLMLFCFDPTHARSIGINTGLLHYMLLGLLSLAAVAGLQTVGIILVVSMLVTPGATAYLLTDRFDRMTLLAVTSSVLSSVLGVFISYWTDSSTAGCIVLAQTAQFVLAFLLAPGQGVLRRL; this is encoded by the coding sequence ATGGAGCTCTTGCTGGAACCCCTCAGTCACGCCTTCATGGTCAAGGCGTTGTTGATCAGTGCCCTCGTCGCCGGTGTTTGTGGGCTGTTGTCCTGCTTCATGACGCTGAAGGGATGGGCGTTGATGGGTGACGCCGTTTCCCATGCCGTTCTCCCTGGCGTGGTGGTCGCTTATGCGCTTGGACTCCCCTTCTCCTTGGGGGCGTTCGTCTTCGGTGTCGGCTCCGTTGCCGCCATCGGATTTGTAAAGCAGAAGTCGAGGGTGAAGGAAGACACCGTCATTGGGCTTGTCTTTACCGGCTTCTTCGCCCTTGGTCTGGTGCTTGTCTCGAAGACGCGCAGCAACATCGATCTCACCCACATCCTGTTCGGCAATGTTCTGGGGATCTCAACCGGGGACGTGCAACAGACCCTGGTGATTTCCGTGCTGGTGCTGGTGCTGCTGCTGCTGTTCCGGCGGGACCTGATGCTTTTTTGCTTTGACCCCACCCACGCCCGATCGATCGGGATCAACACCGGACTCCTGCACTACATGCTGTTGGGGCTTCTCTCCCTGGCCGCCGTCGCCGGTCTGCAGACCGTAGGAATCATTCTGGTGGTGTCCATGCTCGTCACCCCCGGTGCCACGGCCTATCTGCTTACCGATCGGTTCGATCGGATGACGCTGCTGGCCGTCACCAGCAGCGTGCTCTCCAGTGTTCTGGGGGTGTTCATCAGCTATTGGACCGACAGCTCCACCGCTGGTTGCATCGTGCTGGCGCAAACCGCGCAATTCGTGCTCGCCTTCCTTTTGGCCCCTGGTCAGGGGGTTCTGCGGCGACTCTGA